Within Crassostrea angulata isolate pt1a10 chromosome 2, ASM2561291v2, whole genome shotgun sequence, the genomic segment AATAGTATGTGGTATATCGAATGAAGCATGCAGAGCGAGACTCTTGCGAGAAGCAGATTTAACACTCGTTAAATGTATAGACATATGCAGAGCATCTGAATTATCAGAACATCAGTTGAAGACCTTACACCAAGAACCAGTGGCAGCTGTATCCGCTCACGCTGTATCCAAGAAGCATAACCATGAAAAACAGCACAATAGTAGTGAGACTCACAGAAAACAGAAAGCCAATGTCCAAAGTACGCACACAGGCAAACCATGTGGCAGATGTGGTAGACAACATCAGAAGGGAAAATGCTTTGCATACAACAAACTCTGTTACAAGTGTAAAAGCCCAAATCATTATGCTAAATATTGCAGGACTGGATCTAAGTCAAGTGTACATTCGCTAGAGGAAACGGAAGAGGACCTATACCTTGGCACAGTGAGTGTGGACAGTGTTCATGAAGAGCTACCGTGGACAGAATCTGTGACTATTAACAATGTACCAGTTACATTCAAGCTGGATACAGGGGCTCAAGCAAACATAATACCGCGAAATGTATTCAACTCGCTACAGATTTCTCGGAAACACTTACAGAGTGTGAACGTGAACCTGATTACCTACAATGGTGACGTCATGAAACCAGATGGAAAAGTTGACATTAGATGCCGCATTCGTAAAGTGGAACATACACTTCCGTTTTATGTCACAAACAAGGGAAGCACTCCTATCCTTTCTAAAGAAACATCTGCTCGTTTGGGATTAATACAACACATACCAGCAGAGTCAATAGACAAGGATGTGTGTATGTCAAAAGATAAATTAATCGAACAGTATGCAGATATTTTTAGTGGTTTAGGAAAACTACCAGGAAAGTACCACATTGAAATACACAAAAGTGCAAACCCAGTGGTTCACCAACCAAGGAAAATACCCGCAGCGTTACTTAAACCTGTACAAGATGAATTGAAGCGAATGGAAGATCTGGGCGTGATAACGAAACAAGATGGTCCAACAGATTGGGTCAACAGTATGGTGACAGTACGCAAACCAGGAAAAATTCGCATATGTGTGGATCCAAAAGATTTGAATCAGCACATTAAAAGAGAACATTATCATCTAGTGACAGTAGAAGAAATTATTGAACGACTGCCTAATGCCAAAgtcttctcaagatttgatgcCACACATGGCTTTTGGCATATTCAGCTTGATGAGGAAAGTTCTAAAGCACTTACCTTCAATACACCATTCGGTAGATACCGGTACCTGAGACTTCCTTTCGGAATCTCGTCAGCTTCAGAAGTGTTTTCAAAACGTGTACAGGAACTATTTTCAGACTTACCTGGTGTTGAGTGTTTAGTGGACGATATACTGGTACATGGAGAAAACAACGCGGAACATGATGAAAACCTTATTCGTATGCTGGAACGCTGTCGTAAAGTAGGACTCAAACTCAACAGGGACAAAGTTGAACTTAGAGTTCCTGAAGTAAAGTACGTCGGTCACATTATTGGGAAAGATGGACTCAAGGTGGATCCGGAGAAAGTACTGGCCATTGTGAATATGCCGGAACCAACAGACATACAAGGTGTCCGCAGATTCCTGGGACTAGTGCAGTATGTGTCCAAATTCATTCCAAACTTAGCAGATGTTTCGGAACCACTCCGGATACTTACCAAAAATGATGTTGTATGGCACTGGGAAAAGGAACAAGTTGACAGTTTTGCtagattaaaagaaatactgacACAAGCCCCTGTGCTAAAGATATATGACCTTGAGAAGGACGTCACAATTTCCGTTGATGCTAGCTGCAAAGGATTGGGTGCTGTATTGTTACAAAATGGGCAACCAGTCGCTTATGCCTCACGAGCTCTTACTGAAACTCAACAGAGGTACGCACAAATAGAACGCGAGATGCTGGCAGTTATATATGGATGTGAAAAGTTTCACCATTATATTTACGGTCGTTCGATTACCATAGAAACAGATCACAAACCGTTGTTAGCAATTCATCGCAAACCATTATACCAAGCTACTCCAAGACTACAGAGAATGCTGATGCGTTTACAGCGCTATGATGTACAATTGAAATATGTACCtggaaaagaaatgtttatatcCGATGCTTTGAGTAGAGCATTCTTGAAAGAGTGCAAAGAGACATAAGTAGATGAGGACATTGATGTGAACTTTATTGAACAAGAACTTCCAATGACAGAGAAAAAGCTTCAAGAATTAAAGGATGCCACAGAAGCCGATGAACAGTTTCAAACATTAGCGGACATTGTTAGAGTAGGATGGCCTGAGACTCGTGAACAAGTTCCAACTTGTGTCAGGATGTTCTGGAACTACCGTGGTGAAATTACTGTCCTGAATGGACTATTGTACAAGGGACAGTCTGTAATGATACCATCATCACTGCAGCGCCAGATGCTTACCAAACTGCATGAACCTCACCTTGGTATCGTGAAAACTAAGCAGAGAGCCAGGAACATAATATTTTGGCCGAACATGAACTTTGACATAGAACAGTTAATTCAGTCTTGTGGAGTGTGCAACTCGTTCCGAAAATCAAACATCAAACAACCTCTTATTCCACATGAAATACCTAATACTCCTTGGACAAAGGTTGGAGCagacatttttcatttcaaggGCAAAGACTATTTGTTATTGGTGGATTATTACTCGAAATACCCAGACATCATACCACTTCCAGATTTACGAGCCCGATCTACCATTGCAGCATGCAAAACAGTATTCGCTAGAAATGGCATACCACTAGAACTATTTTCAGACAATGGACCGCAATTTAGTTGCCATGAGTTTAAGTGTTTTGCATCGGATTGGGAATTTGCACACAGAACATCAAGCCCTCGTTATCCACGTTCGAATGGTCAGGCAGAGCGCTGCATCCAGACCATTAAAAACTTGCTCAAAAAGGCAGAAGAGAGCAACGGTGATCCAAATATTGCTCTCTTAGAGTACAGAAATACACCTATTGATGGAATTGGAAAATCACCCGCACAGCTGTTGATGAACAGAAGTCTTCGTTCAAAGATTCCTACAACTCGAACATGGTTGGAGCCAAAACCTTTGGAATCTCAACTCTCCAAACTTCGACTTCGTCAGatgaaacagaaatattttcatGACCGAACCTGTTCTAAACTACCGCACAttgaagagagagagatcatTCGTATGCAGAATCCAGAAAATCGAAATTGGGAACCAGGAGTCATTCAACAGAACCTTGGAAACCGTTCATACAGCATATTGAACCAACATGGAAGAGCTCTTCGGAGAAACCGTAGCCAGATATTGAAATCGCGGGAAACCAACTTCCAGATGTTACCCCCAGAAGTTGAACCACAATTGAGTGAATCTGTACCAAGTGAAAGTGAAAATTCTGGTGATGTGTCCAATGTTAATACCCCACATTCAAGTCAGGAAAATCCCGTGGCAAACAGCAAACCCTCGGTAACCAGATCAGGAAGAATCTCGAGACCACCCGCCTACCTATCAGAATAtgtgaaataacttgatgtaCTTGTGTTCATGTTTGTACGTCTACTATtcgtttgtaaaaaaatattacttatgAAATCCAATTGATTATAATTTTGaagaaacaattttgaattttaagaaactctaaaatttaaatgtgtgTGATTTTCATAGTAAGTAAAGAGGGGGGATGTGATGTAATTTGTGTTATCCGGAATTGGTCGGGTCGACCATGCATTTTTTGTGTATAGTGGGACAATAAAAGAGCATTCTAGAAAAGACACATGGCGGTGTTGGTCGTCTGTTAACACGTTGTCTAGATGAAAGACAATACAATGTAGAGAACTACCATGTCATGGACAATATGACATGTAaagaacaatttaaactaattcattatcttcataaatactattatcaacaaaaaagatacatttgagTAAagcttacaccaatacaacacatatataaaaattgacaatattcgagctgtgtctacaaaacaaagaattatgaactctgtatcttgcttataacttgatatttgactttcaaattttgacatagcattataaacttctttatttatcagtataaacattgaaaaaggaaaaatgaattttgaaaattttaggtcaaatcgtgtccaagtccctttaagcgatcggtcaatgattttttttttatttgtacttcGATAGGTAGGTGCAAATGGGGTAAGTAAACACATTACCGGTTTAATTGGATTCTGAATACTTCTAATCTGAacaaacattttcttataatcTTCTAACTAATACTTCACGCTTATTCCTTTGTACAGTAAACTATCTCTCAACTTTATTCAAATGCTTTGGAAGATATGGACTTGTGTTAATGTgtattgttatttcataaatgttgtcTTTACGCAGCTAGGTTAAGGACGCCCATGGATTACcgtatgaaataaatacactaAAACGGACTTTATTCCAGACAAAGTAAACAAACTCATCCAAATATGGCAATGATAAAGTTTATACATCATTATGTTACTACCGATCTCCACTACATTTTTCACCGGAACACAGCCACCGCATCATCTGTTTATCACGTGATACGCTAAAAATAGAGCAGCTACATCTGACTTCATTAATTGCAAAAGTTCGACGATATacgaataaaatattaaattgttgtttatatcacttaaaagaaaattaattgcttaatctaaaaagtgctgggagcaaCTATAGCAGTACCAGCAACATGCTTAACTTTAGCATTAATCGTTCAAGTTTAATAAACAATTTCGATAACCGAGTTAATTCACGTgtcaaaaaaatgtttcctttcAAGCAGCAACttgctcccagcactttttacaatcactggtatttgatgaaaataaaaaagttaaacacaATCCTTAAAATTGACGGGATATCGTTGAACTTTTGCAATTTTAGACAgatgtatatgattttatgcAAATTAGCCGATTTTCAAACGCACTGATGATCAGGATCAAGGGCAGATAATCTGGCGTTGTGAAGCGcggaaaatttaaagatttacattgTTAATCGTTGGTTATTCCTTACCTGCACATTTCATTATCCTTTTAAACCTTTCAATTCGtaaaatacacagaaatattacaaaattattattttttgttcagtttAAACAGAATAGAGTGATAGATTCGTCAATGCACCAAAACaccccatgcgcggatctaaggTCTGGGGTGGGTGCTGGTTTTCTTTAAATGTCTTCCTTATAATTTTAGACTATTTAAAGTGTATATATAACAggctaaagaaaaaaaataagaagccAGATCCACGCGTACGTAGGATCGTTtttgaaatgggggggggggaagactcatccaaaaaaccttgacaagcaaagaaaaaaaaatattcctttacataCTCTCAAAACAGttgggggccaactccatgcaTAGTAATttcttatatgtaaattaaaaaaaaaaaattcggcaaGAAAaaccggggaggggggggggggaaagaTCCCCCCCTTCATCgtatgctacgtgcctgcttcaATCTACCCctgtttattaaatatgtaatttgatattgttatcAATAGTGTCCATGCGCAGATCTAGAGGAGGGGTAAGAGGGGTCCCaaccccctggaaaatgaaaatttattaaatttacatacgtCTAGTAAAATCatcgcaaatatgcctcggatacgaccatccccccccccccccccagcggcAATCACAATTTCATCCTTCAGacaaccccaccccccccccccctggaattttttttggatccgcgcatggtttCTCTGCCACGATATAAGttaatcttgcttataactataAGAGTATCTCTACCATAaagtcagaatattttttttcgtcatattaagatacagaatTCTTTTAAAGACACAATGAACCTCATAtttgtcatgattttcataaataattgtataaaattgtcattaaaaatagtgcatatgatatcaaatgaattaaacaaagtaaaggcatcaatatatacttttattgaaaagcaAACTTTCAAAACTcacaattgtatttttttaaacagctttaattttgtttttaataatgtctTCACACTTTCAAAATACACCAAAGCATGATGATGAGCACCTTTTTATCCATCTTGTTTATGCATtatcagattattttttttattaaatagtctgtagaacacagggAATATGTGGGTAGGGAAGACAGCTAGGGTAACCTCAAGAGTTGAAACCACAAGAATCGACCCGCAAAACCCATGTCGCCAGGTGGTAGCAGAAGTCCATGTCGggctgaaataaaaattttaaaaaatcaattagctGTGGGAACATATGCATAGCAAATACATGATAATTTGTTACCAAAAAattacactgaccatgcagtgtcaTATGTATGaaaacatgcgcggatctagaagggaggaagattttacattgtaaaattatcgcaaatatgcctcagaccacatgaaaaaaaccaattacccccccccccccccccgaaaaaaaatttctggatctgTGCATATGACAAGATGGCAGTACAAAAACCAACCAAATAGCTTAGGTCTAAACTATTAACACATAttaaattgagagagagagagagagagagagagagagagagagagtctgctTTACTCAAAGtgtgatacatgtagtaaatatttaatttcttttgatatacTATATATATCTCTTCTCGAAATAATCTTTGACATTATAATTCCattagtttcattttttttctatcaatgaATTGCCCATAATGTCACACATAAGCTGATGTATCTGAGCACAGTAACAATTAATccaacatacacatgtatttgttatctcaaaattgtttgtatacaatgtacatgttcatGTGCTATGCATGAACACTTTACCGAGGAGTGAATCAATATGTATTTACATAAAGATAAACCATAActcaaaacaaataacaatgattctgtaaaaaaaaatccagaaaagaCTGTATTATGAATATTAGGGAATATAAATACCCTAAAATTCTGACCTTAGGGTAATGTATATATTAAgttcttttcaattttaaaatgaaaatcttCTTTAAGAAAATACATAAATGAATTCTAGAATAGCATATAAGTTTAATTTACAttggttaatttaaaaaaaaaggctgCTATTCAGGAAATGTATATGTTAttgtatgcatgtacatgtggaTAAGGTAgtgaataataataacaaacCAGGTCAGTTTAAAGCTTGTGCCCCTCGAATATTATCTAGCCACTATGCAACCTGGTCTCAAGTGGCCGAGTCTGACCACCACGTATGTTAGATTTTACTGGTTGGGgtttattatcatattattatGAAGCATAACTGCACATATTTAACACatcaaatatattaatcatataattttaatgcagcacatacaaattgaatatgtAGTACAATTAATCTTTCTGAATTCATAAAGGAAGCTGTGGAAAGcaatatgatacaaaattattaaaataaagtaaagaaatcaTGATGCATACATGCATTTGATGATTACATCATTCTACACTTGTGAACCATGGGATCCCACATGTGTATGCTACATATATTATGGTGTGTATATACAATAGTTCAATACAAACCCGAACTAAGACACACATGAACATACAGTTTGTATATATAGCATAATAACAAATAAGAATTCAAAACAGTGTTATAGATATCTACTGTAAACTATACCAGCAAAATGAATTATATCATCTAAGATCCAAAAATTTACTGAAGTGCAAAACATACGTATAATCACCATGCAAACATGAACTTTGTAGGCCCTAATGAATTCTACAATTGTGTACCCTGGGGAACCCCACCTATTTCAAGTGCAATAATTACAGTGTCTGGTGTGTAGTTCAATACACAAAAGAATAGCCtaataagaaataataattcaaaacagCGATGATGTGCAAAACAACACGTGTGTAACGTACAGGTAACGTTACACTGCATGGACTGAAAAGAGCAAatgatttgaaaagaaaaggTCAACACTACATATCCTGTATTAAAACATACCTTTATTATCTCTCAAACGATGGTTGAGCTGCATTTTCCACTCTCGGCGTCTTGCAGGTCATGCATCTTATGAAAATGTTGTCACACCGCTGTCAGCTGTTCGCAACCAAAACAAGGCGAGTAAAAGCGCTGTGTTGACGCGGATGATAAGCAAACGacaatgtaattttaagaaataaacacctttagtcacatattttcgatacaatattctttaaaataaaattcaaaatgattatttaaagcAGTCAATCGATAAATTTTAACAGCGACCGCTTTACTATATCGAAAGtaggaaaaatatgaaaacatgaataatggGCGGAGCTAACGTCATGAAATGTCACGTGATATTCATGAGGTGAAATCTATGGGAGGCCTTAACCTAGCTGCGTAAATGCACATTTACACAACAGTATACTTAATTACTTATGGCAAATTTACAAAtctgttttctatttttttaaaatgtagtttatcatttcaaaattggattcaaaaatattgaaatgcatgggttttgggttttttttttttttcaaatttaatggcATAGAATTATAGATCTAATTCATTGACAGGTTTTTTGACAACCGTTTAAAGCTGAAGtacattttagaaaatttctaactgaaaaattaaacaaatagcTTTTTAGGTTGGTAACTTCGTATGTTTAATACGATACATTACATCAGTTTGAATGATCACGAGGCGTGTTATAGTGATAATGCATATGAACCTCTTTAACGTGATTAAACACCGTATTTGGTCCATAGTTGGTATTTGTAGCACGCTCTGTTAGTATTTTCTGAACATAGGTGGAGCTACTGGTACTAGTGGCAGCAAGTGACGGGTTTGGAGAATCAGATTCTGGAAGGTTAGTTTGAAGTAAAACGGGTTCTTGTGAAAGACTGAGCTCTAACAAATCCATGTCATCTGCAAATGACTGAAAATTATATTCATCCTGACCTGTATTGGATAgcaaaattatacatattaatcATATTAGTTCTGTTATAAAATGTCTTTATAGATAAGTTCaccatttataaaaataaaacagtaccTGCACTAGAAAATTGTTGCCTCCATCATCTGGTGGGGAAGATTTTTTACTCTTCTGCGGTGCACCtgtaatataaataaagtaGCTCTCTCTAAATAAAGTTGTCCACtatatttcaatatgttcatatGTAGATTGATTACCTGTTTCTCTTTGACACTTCCTTGCTCCTTTTTGCTGTTGGGTTTCCTAAAATTATAAAGGAAtacaatttgaattaaaattatcaatcaaatcaaaattcatGTTGGTATTAAACATAAAAGAAAGATGTATAACATTACATATCAATATATCATAAagcttttataaatttataagcAAGAGCATCTCAATCTTAAAATAATGGTGGATAAAATGATATTGCCTAGAATGTTGTTACTAATTGTTTCTGCTATCATCATCTTTTTGGATTCTCCTGTTCTGCTGTAATGTTTTATACTTGTCTCAGAAATTTACATGATGTACTTTGCCTCAAACCCTTCCTCATCCAACAGAGTAATTGTAGTGGCGCGCAAAGAAAGGTTTTTGTAAGATTTGCTTAACTTGTACTTCTCactttaaactttaattttatttcccaATGTGTTTTTACCAACAGGCATGTTTTCATACCAGACAAGctctgttttcttttcttttgttttagaaCGTGAATTCGTTTAGGGtttgttgcaaccactattgaaataaaaccactattgaaataaattatttcaatagtggttgggaatgtatttcatttaaagctgcttggtccgattttttatcaaattttatgcacgcttttaaacgatggttatgcttagtatatgtataataatagacattgcagttgttttcccagtcaattaagccaaatttcaatgaagaaaaatacgtacacattattgctaacaaaacaaacgacataaaagggtaccgcgttttctcgcctcatgttaaatttcacccctgacgacgaggcgggtatagttgtattacgactttgtcatcgctttgaataaaggtcgaaatgatcagacaaattacaaataaacatgtgtacgttttgttcgctaatatttctgaagtttgttttctttacaatcgatgcagaGCATGCGTGTTGAAtgaccccaatcattcgggggacgaaaccaaatggtttctttttctaaacattcccgtgatgcattttggtttgttttttcgtttgcccaaagagaaattatttttatttactttgaatatttttaactttgaaaggagattgattctgctggtgtaaattggagaaagtccataactttctacgataaatggtttgtatggacAAAAAtgtgatactgtaataacaaataaatcggaccaagcagctttaaaaaatcaccttgcaaccactattggaataaaaccactattgaaataaattatttcaatagtggttggggacgtatttcattagaaaaatcactttgcaaccactattgaaatacaaccactattgaagtaATGAT encodes:
- the LOC128174364 gene encoding uncharacterized protein K02A2.6-like, with amino-acid sequence MTEKKLQELKDATEADEQFQTLADIVRVGWPETREQVPTCVRMFWNYRGEITVLNGLLYKGQSVMIPSSLQRQMLTKLHEPHLGIVKTKQRARNIIFWPNMNFDIEQLIQSCGVCNSFRKSNIKQPLIPHEIPNTPWTKVGADIFHFKGKDYLLLVDYYSKYPDIIPLPDLRARSTIAACKTVFARNGIPLELFSDNGPQFSCHEFKCFASDWEFAHRTSSPRYPRSNGQAERCIQTIKNLLKKAEESNGDPNIALLEYRNTPIDGIGKSPAQLLMNRSLRSKIPTTRTWLEPKPLESQLSKLRLRQMKQKYFHDRTCSKLPHIEEREIIRMQNPENRNWEPGVIQQNLGNRSYSILNQHGRALRRNRSQILKSRETNFQMLPPEVEPQLSESVPSESENSGDVSNVNTPHSSQENPVANSKPSVTRSGRISRPPAYLSEYVK